The DNA sequence TGTAGGGGTGATTCTTATGCATGCtaggggttagggttgtcAGGTCATCTCGTCTTAGCTCCAATCAGTCATTAGACATTTGCAACCCCGCATTCACGCTTAGGAGGCCATCAAAGCCGCAACACTCCCAACTGAAGCCATCAAAAAACCCCATTATTGAAGACCTCTTGTCTCAGAAGCCACAAGGCCTTTCTAATCCACCCAATAGTCCAGAAAAAAATGGCGGACATCTCCATCCGCAAATGGATCCGCTGGGAGCCTCACTcccccacaccaccaacgtcCGTCATCGtgctcacctccccccaacgTCGTTTTGTCGATATCAGAGTCATCCTCCCGCTTCCTACCCGTCCAGACTCGGAATTGCCGCTAGAGCAGTTAGAGTGGGCTATCGCAGGCACGTCGACTTCTTCCCCGGTTTTGAACCCCAAGACGAAAGAAGTGGAGTATTCGCATTGTGTTTGGAGTCACTGGATTGATTCACGGGTCAATGACAGGGATGCTGGGGCTGACGAGGGAGATAATTACCCTGTGGAGGGACACCCCGAGTTGACgctggaaagggggaggatggtgaacCCCGCTagtgggagggtggaggggtacGAGGAGATGTGGGTGGCTGGGGAAgtgagggcggtggagggagTGGGGTGTGTTGTTTTGGAGTATGATGCTGatttgaagggggaggaggggtgggctcgaggggagggggggaaacaaGGGGAGGTCGaaagggtggggagggggatggtggttcggTTGGGGGGGTATGTACAAGGTTTtttgagggatgaggaggatgtgagggttgagaggtgggtttgggagggggaaagaggaaagtgggagaagaaggttagGATTGGGagtggggggttgaaggggggggagggggtgattcCGGTTGAGTTTGTTACTGAGGTTGGGGGGCagatggaggttggggatgaggttatgggtgtgggtggaaggaggtggaaaGTTGTTGAGAAGAGTTTGGTTTAAGAGATGGAATGTGGTGCTACACGATTGTCTTGGATTTGAGTGTCTATAATTGTCGAAAGCGGCTTCTTGGCTTGAGGCATGGCCGCTCTGCCGCAGCCGTGCCATCACGGGCCGCTCTGAGGCTGAAGTCTAAACTCCCCGTAGCTGATCCTTGGCGGTCAGATTGGGAAGTCTTGCCTAAGCCGTGTTGAAGTCTTGGATGGAGTCCCAGTTGCGATCTGACTGTCAAACACCGATGAGTCAGCACTGGCGTCGCACGCCCAATGTATGGCCGGTTTCAAAATGTAGGTGGCTGACAATATTGGACTGACGGAGAAGCCATACAACGTCAAAAGCTTCAAAATGTCCATGAAGCTGCCTACAAAGCCAGAAAATATGAACTTTTGATCATCACATTCCATCCATTCATTCTCTTTCAGGTTATCATCCACAAGAACCAACGCTGAATCTGGCATTCGGCTTCCTCTCTTTACTTCGATCTTTTTGTTAACGGCGCCATTAATCTATTCAACTCAAAATGAACCcttaccagcagcagcccatCCCTTACAGCAATTTCGGCACCACTGGCGGTCACGTAGCCTCCTACAATACCGGAAGACACGCCCAAGCTAACCCAGGAACGCAAAGCTTCAGCGGCTATGGCAATGGCGTTGCCTACGCCCAGCCCATCCCTCATGCCTCCCAGGCCGCCTTGACCTCCCACTTTGCAGACAGCGCCCGCACCCAAGTCAACTACGCCCGTACCCACAACGGTCGTCCAGGCTCATCCGCCGAACGTGAACAATACCAAaacatcccctccaacatccAAATGCCCGGTGCAGCAGCCACCTACGTCGCCCCCGGAACAGTCTACGGCGGGCCTGGGAACTCTGACCCGAGACATGGAAATGTCATGTATGCTTCTACCTCGCTGAAGGGCAACCCCCCAGGACCGACACGGAACAATCACGCACGCGTGGCGCCTGCGTTGAACGGTGCTGTTCCGGCAAACcatgacaagaaaaagaagtgtGCCGAGCCGGCGGTGTTTAGCAACTATGCATATGACCACAGGGGAACACAGGCGCAGAACATGGGTGGGAGTGTCTATCCGATTACTACGAATGGCAACACTTACTTGCCGCCTTGTGGGCATGCCAACCCGAATGTCAAGCCTGGTTGTAGGCATTGTGTGGCTGCTATTGGGGCCACTTCTCGGTCTTAAGTCTTGAAGAGAGATGTTTGGGGTTGACGGTGTTCGGGGATTTGTTCACACTGGAGTTGGGAGCTGAGGGTTAGTGTACTaggatgagggttggggtACTAGATATCTACGCACctgggcttggtggtgttAAACTCAAAAGTCAGGTAACCAGCCACGGCGCACACACTTCTGAATTTTGCACGCCTGCATAGACCAATATCTTCCATCTATTAATCCATCCAAACCCTCCCAACTTTTGAAAGTTTTCTTATTTTTTTCCCTCGCCCTTCGGGGCATTCGGTCAATTTGAAACAATACAGAGAAAATTGGCATGGCACCTGGACCAAGGATGACACGCTACTCAAAGAGACGCTCCCAGTTTTTTCATCACGATCGTGGTTATGCTGCGATATGGGGAAGAACTTGCGTTGGAAATTTGATGCTGTGTTGCTCACGCGACCGGACATTAGTCTTTACCTCCACCGCCCTGTTCTCTATACGAATCTAGATAGCCTCAATCTAAACCGTCACTCCCTTCATCACCTTATCTTTATTCAACGAAAGCGTGTAcacctccttgtcctccGCAGTTCCATTCCTCGAAAACACCGTCCCCTCCGTCGACTTATCCCCCCCCACCTTcgcctcatccaccaccctgccACCAATCTTTCCAAACCGCCCCATCATCGTCGCGAACCTAAGCAGAAACCAAAAAGCgcaccaaaccaacccccacacAAACGCAGTAGCTCTTTCATGAAGAAATTTCTCTTTGTCCGTCATTGGCGTCCCATCGTCTTTTAGTACGCTTCCCGTCGGTTTATCAGACGTCATGAGCGGAGAGACAACATGAATGTTGTCGGCGAAATGCTCCCAGTCGTTGAGGTAGTAGCCTTCGAGATAGAGGTGGACGACCCAGGGGAGGTCGTTGACAAGGAGCATCACCCAGAGGTAGCGCTTTAGTAGTGTGACGTCGCGGGAgcgggggatgatgaaggtgaagagTGTTTGGAGGAGGGTCAGGCGCTTGACGTGGAttggttggaggttggggacggaggagaagaggtccCTGAGGAAGCAGAGGGGCTCGATGATGCCCCAGAGGAGGTaggggattttggggagggcgagAGGGGGAACTTGGGTGGGGGTCATGGTGTCCTGGCCAATTCTGCTGGGAGAGGTTTTGTTGAAAAGCTGGTAGTAAACTTGGGGAATATGAAGCCGATGTATTCCAAAATGAAGAGTGATAAAGGGAAAGAGCAAAGCGCCAATGTGAGCACAAGTGCCGCTACTGACGGACCAGGTCATGGCCTGGCGCCATGCCTGATTGGTCAAATATTAGTATTGGAAGCCACTGCTGAACTTGAACGCTGCTGTATTTCTGAGTCTGAGTATAAAAGGAAGTTTGTACAGAATACTGATGATTAGTGATATCTTTGTTGGTATTCCCCGTTTTGTTGGTATGGGCTGGTAATCGGCGAAACGTGATGCCACTCCACGACCTCAGGATAGGGCTGGCTCATGCCGGCCGGCTtcaggttggtggtgctgtggcTTTCAAACGCCGTGGGGGAGCAGCCGTagctctcctcatcaacacgCGTGTCAAGAGCGTCACCATATGACTGCACCATGCGGACAGAGTCTTCTGGTCCCTTGTATCCCGAGGGCGGGGCTGATCCGCTTGATGGTCCGGACTGTTTGTATGGTGCGGGCTTTTTGTTGGAGACGAAGAGCTGGGGAAAGGCTGTGAGACATGCGACGATAATTGCTGGTGGTCTGGTTAGCATTGGGTGTTTGGTTCTCTAAAAGAGTATAGATCAGCCTACCAATGCAAGTTTCGATATAACTCCACAGCCACACATAGCTCGGATCAACCTGACCATTTGCCCAGGTCGCCGAGCTGATGCCAACTACCCTCAGAATGGCGACCAACATTGTGAGAAGTGTGAGGGAAAATAGTCCAATGACGGCCAGCTTTTTGGCCATCCGAAGTTTGGAGTCCCAGATCAAGATGACAGGGATGGACAAGACTGTCATTGTTAGCACCCGCAAGCCAGACAAGCTTGAGATGAAAACTTACCGGCAGCATCAGACAACACATCCAAGGCACAATTAATCCTGAGCGTTAGGTTGGCATAACGGATAGCCGGAGGCTCAGTACACTGAGCCATGATATCAAAGCCCTTCGCAACCAAGCATCCCCACTGAGAATCGCCGATGGAGGTAAGCCATGTTGCCATCACAAATCCCAGGACCGACCACCAAGCGACTCTGATCTTTGTCATGTGCCAGCCAATCCTCCtgaagaaaaggagaagtGAGAGCTTCACACAAGCCAATGTGCTGTAAAAGAAGATCTGTTCGACAAAAAAGACCCGCATGGTGATTTCGACATCCTTCATGAACTGTTGCAGGTCTGTTGGAAAGGCCGTTCCCGATCCTACAGCTAATATAAACCAGAACTTCGGTGCTGCCCATTGCCATAGTGCTGATGCTGCGATAACGAAAACGGTGCCGAATATGAGGACGGTGTCATCCCAGAACAGTCGACGTGTGGCTCTTAGGCGGGTGTAGAGGCGAACACTGAGAAAGATAGCAGCTATCGAGGCGGCCGTCCAGGAACCTGCCTGTATGCACAAAGAGGCGTCAGCTATTGTGGAAAGGATTTGGGTATGGAAGCGAGCATAACCGAGCGGCCGTGCAACGTGGGCTGCTTGCTTACCATGAAATTCGTCACAGGGACGGCAGCTGGTGAGTTGAGCTTCTGGCTCGCTGAGAGTTCCATGATTTCTGCTGTCCTCGAAGCTTCTGTAGGAATCCAAACTCTCCAGGAAGAATGATCGTCACAAGAATGAGATGTTGATCCACTGCTCGCTGCGGCAGAATGAGAAAAGAAGGCAGAGCTCGGAGCTCGGGAACGCGCGGACCAAGGCAAGATATTGCGAGCAATGGATCGAGCTGAACGGCGCAGGCAAGGAACTAGCAATGATCTGCAGGGAAGAGCAATCTCGTGGTCGCTTCCAGCACCCGACCTACACAGATGGCTGCGGCAAGGAGGTGGAACGTCCAAAGTCTCGTCCGCCAAAGAATGCCCCGTTGGGGAACTATGCTTCCCCCCCAGATCGGTGCATTGTTGATATGGTGGCATTCGGCCGAGATTGAAATGTGCAAGTGTTGTGATGGGGGCTAAAAAAAGGTGATGTTGGCGGCACAGTCTGGCGAGAATGGTGGCACAGCACCTGCATAGTTCCAACGACCAATGCCCCGGGCCTCATGGAGCATGGAGGAAGCGCCCGTTCAAGAACAGTGCTTCATGTTTCCCCAGCCCGTAAGCACTACACCATGCAGTTGGGTTGTCCGGACTGGGTTGCAAGATAAAACCGGTTGTTGCcggttgttggtgagataGAAAGCCACACAAAGCTCGGTGCTGGTCTCTCGAGCAAGAAAATGGGGCAAGCCTTGCGAATTCATCAACTCTCGAATAAAAAACAAGAAGGTTTCCCATATGTTGGGCGGTATATTCGCTGATTGCGTGGACATGGCCCCTGGGTTCCTGAGTCTTGTATGCTTGCCACTgcaaacaacccaacataCCACCTACATCATGCCTGTTGGTTGACTCGACACTGAAAAGCATCTCTCACCGGGACAACTTCCAAACCCCTTGCTCAAAACAAGCCACAAAAACACCCAACGCAAGCGATACGTGCGGTGCCTAAAGCGAAACTCTGCCAACCCAAAAGAAACTTCCTCAAGTCCCGGCCATGTGCCCGTTGGATACCTCTTGTATACCATTCGGCCTGATCAGAGTACTTTCGATGGCACTGCACATTCTTGACACATGCCAGTACAACTTTTATGGCATATTCCATCAGAGAGGTTACTCCTCCCTCGACTTAAAATGCCAATGCAGATCGTCGATTATCCTTTTGAACTGCCAGACTTTGGGAAGCCATAACGCCATTGGAGCCTTCATATGGACCAGGTGAAGACTTTTGATTTCATCTGCTTGAAGTCTAGACAGTTAATTTTTCCCGTAATGAAGATAGAGATACCTACCGGAGAATGATTCTCTTAAGACATTCATAATCATGGGATCTTGATTGTCTCTTTTTCTGAGGGCGAGTAAAATGGCAGCCGCGGGAACGGTAAAGTCGAACTTACCCGAAGTGAATAGTTTGCCCAGCCTGATGGCGAGAAAGGCTTGTTCCCTTTCCACCAATCTGTATAAGCCGTGAACATTGCGATGCATATGACTGAGCGTCAGCACCTGCCGCAGCGACAGGATgcccccatcttcaacccgAGACTTCCAGCGCCACTCTTCACCGAGTTCAGGAAGCAAATAAAACAAGACCTAGTCAATGAGTGCACCGAGATCTGTCTGCACACAGGTACCTGAGATTTTCAGGTCACCTTGTGAGCGATATGCCCCAAAGTAATTCccactctcaccacccctGCTGTATCGAATATCATGCAGCCACCTGAGGGATTTATCTCCTTCGTAGGTCTCTTACTGCTGGAAGTAGTTGAGTAGTTCCAGCTCGGAAATGAAGGTCGTCGAGGGTAGCTTTGTGGTATCGAGAATCAGAAGTTTGACTTGGTCTCGAAAATCCCGCAAGTGATCGAGGTGTTCCATTCTGTACAGCGCATACTGCAGCGCAAAGAGAGGCGAGCTGCTCTAGCTTATAAAGTTGCAGTCTGATCCACACTGGAAGGTCAAATGGCTCCTCAGAAGTTCGGCGGTATGTCGAGGGTCGGTGAGCTTGTGTTGGAATCGCTTTCTAGTATGAGGGTAGAACAAGGCGAAGATATCCAGCTGTTGGGACTCCCGTGAAAACTCCGTTGTGCAGCGCGGGCGGACGTAGCCGTCAGTTGTTTCTCCGTGGGATTTGGGTGTAAACACGCGAAATAGATATCGTGGAATATGCTCGCTTCAGAAATTTCGGAAGAAATCGTGTGTTCTTGGTGGAAGAGGGTCGAAAGGAATTGGATCTTGTAGCATGGTATCAGTTTGTTGCGGGCCGTCTCCATGGTGACCTTGTCTAAGGTGCTCGACTTGTGCGAAGGGCTGCGGTGATTCTTCCTAGGTGCTGAATGAatggagaagaaaaagaggtgAGGCTGGGGTAAGCCAGATTGCACTCAGGTCAATGGAAGAACTTAATGGAAGAACCTTTGGCTTGATATGTGTGGAAGGGAGTGGAAAAGACAAACAAAGCAGCAAACGCAAATGGTGTGTCGTCGGCTAGGTGCCTGAACGGCACGTATCTGGCAGCAGGCCATACACTCGGTCCAATAGAGTTGCGTCACGAATAATAATACCTGCGCACTTGGTTGGGCTTAGACCGGTTGCTGTAAATAACctaacaaaagaaaaaagcattGGTCGGTATCGCACTTCCAGTCCATGTCAACAATCCACTAAATCGCTATAAACTATCTTCTAGGGCCTTTCAACTATCCTTTAACGCCCTTTTAACAATCTTTTAAAGCTTTAATTACCC is a window from the Podospora pseudocomata strain CBS 415.72m chromosome 6, whole genome shotgun sequence genome containing:
- a CDS encoding hypothetical protein (EggNog:ENOG503P4XW), producing MPPYQQCTDLGGKHSSPTGHSLADETLDVPPPCRSHLCRSGAGSDHEIALPCRSLLVPCLRRSARSIARNILPWSARSRAPSSAFFSHSAAASSGSTSHSCDDHSSWRVWIPTEASRTAEIMELSASQKLNSPAAVPVTNFMAGSWTAASIAAIFLSVRLYTRLRATRRLFWDDTVLIFGTVFVIAASALWQWAAPKFWFILAVGSGTAFPTDLQQFMKDVEITMRVFFVEQIFFYSTLACVKLSLLLFFRRIGWHMTKIRVAWWSVLGFVMATWLTSIGDSQWGCLVAKGFDIMAQCTEPPAIRYANLTLRINCALDVLSDAAVLSIPVILIWDSKLRMAKKLAVIGLFSLTLLTMLVAILRVVGISSATWANGQVDPSYVWLWSYIETCIAIIVACLTAFPQLFVSNKKPAPYKQSGPSSGSAPPSGYKGPEDSVRMVQSYGDALDTRVDEESYGCSPTAFESHSTTNLKPAGMSQPYPEVVEWHHVSPITSPYQQNGEYQQRYH
- a CDS encoding hypothetical protein (COG:S; EggNog:ENOG503P60B), whose translation is MADISIRKWIRWEPHSPTPPTSVIVLTSPQRRFVDIRVILPLPTRPDSELPLEQLEWAIAGTSTSSPVLNPKTKEVEYSHCVWSHWIDSRVNDRDAGADEGDNYPVEGHPELTLERGRMVNPASGRVEGYEEMWVAGEVRAVEGVGCVVLEYDADLKGEEGWARGEGGKQGEVERVGRGMVVRLGGYVQGFLRDEEDVRVERWVWEGERGKWEKKVRIGSGGLKGGEGVIPVEFVTEVGGQMEVGDEVMGVGGRRWKVVEKSLV